A genomic segment from Nocardiopsis sp. Huas11 encodes:
- a CDS encoding nuclease-related domain-containing protein, whose translation MNSSTPSSDDARPHRPEALFFPNQRNTREVSGGRALYGALRSNESTRKWVIRSAIALVVGLAVGLLTSDWRLGGTFAILTVIGIAVYKSRRESEIPRWRKPAAAQRKTEAQLKVMKQLGYRVLHARTVPGGNGQIDHFIVGRRGAFAIDSESWDKRLPLRNKLEQLYHGRFNKNERIDEALEEAKRAEELISAELGREIKVRASLAIYGPGMPWDSHRLRGVDIISGTKVRKWLRSGRDRLTESEIEEIYKAAERVLPPRY comes from the coding sequence GTGAACAGCAGCACGCCATCGTCCGACGACGCGCGGCCGCACCGGCCTGAAGCGCTCTTTTTCCCCAACCAGAGAAACACCCGGGAGGTCTCCGGCGGCCGGGCCCTCTACGGTGCGCTCAGGTCCAACGAGAGCACGCGCAAGTGGGTGATCCGCTCGGCCATCGCCCTGGTGGTCGGCCTCGCCGTGGGCCTGCTGACCTCCGACTGGCGGCTCGGTGGCACCTTCGCGATCCTCACGGTCATCGGGATCGCCGTGTACAAGTCGCGCCGCGAGTCCGAGATTCCGCGGTGGCGCAAGCCCGCCGCGGCCCAGCGCAAGACCGAGGCCCAGCTCAAGGTCATGAAACAGCTGGGCTACCGCGTCCTGCACGCGCGCACGGTGCCCGGCGGCAACGGCCAGATCGACCACTTCATCGTGGGCCGGCGGGGCGCGTTCGCCATCGACTCCGAGTCGTGGGACAAGCGCCTTCCCCTGCGCAACAAGCTGGAACAGCTCTACCACGGCCGCTTCAACAAGAACGAACGGATCGACGAGGCCCTGGAGGAGGCCAAACGCGCCGAGGAACTGATCAGCGCCGAGCTGGGACGCGAGATCAAGGTCCGGGCGTCGCTGGCCATCTACGGTCCCGGCATGCCCTGGGACAGCCACCGGCTCCGCGGAGTCGACATCATCTCCGGCACCAAGGTGCGCAAGTGGCTGCGCAGCGGGCGGGACCGCCTGACCGAGAGCGAGATCGAGGAGATCTACAAGGCGGCCGAGCGCGTCCTGCCGCCGCGGTACTGA
- the ilvD gene encoding dihydroxy-acid dehydratase, which translates to MPALRSRTVTHGRNMAGARALMRATGVEREDFGKPIVAVANSFTEFVPGHVHLREVADVVSDAIRQAGGIPREFNSIAVDDGIAMGHGGMLYSLPSRELIADSLEYMVNAHCADALVCVSNCDKITPGMLLAALRLNIPTVFVSGGPMEAGKVTVVNGTATTVRKLDLINPMIAAADESVSQAELDEMEEAACPTCGSCSGMFTANSMNCLTEAMGLALPGNGTVLATHTARRALYEDAGRRVVEAAKRYYEDDDPSVLPLSIATPAAFGNAMALDVAMGGSTNTILHLLAAATEAGVDFGLPEIDEVSRRVPCLCKVAPNTEKYHIEDVHRAGGIPAILGELARGGLLDTSLPTVHGKTVGEFIAEWDIVSPTVLPEAVELFHAAPGGVRTTKAYSQSTRWDTLDTDRDQGCIRSVPSAYTKDGGLAVLFGNLAPDGAIVKTAGVEEELWTFSGPAKVFESQDDAVDGILNKRIEPGDVVVIRYEGPKGGPGMQEMLYPTSFLKGRGLGKACALITDGRFSGGTSGLSIGHASPEAAAGGDIALVEDGDVISIDIPNRGLVLEVSEDELAARRERVLKELGRFRPRDRQRPVTAALRAYAAMATSASTGAARDVSQIEG; encoded by the coding sequence ATGCCAGCCCTACGCTCTCGAACGGTGACCCACGGCCGGAACATGGCCGGCGCCCGCGCCCTCATGCGCGCCACCGGCGTAGAGCGCGAGGACTTCGGCAAGCCCATCGTGGCCGTCGCCAACAGCTTCACCGAGTTCGTGCCCGGCCACGTGCACCTGCGCGAGGTCGCCGACGTCGTCTCCGACGCCATCCGCCAGGCCGGCGGCATCCCGCGTGAGTTCAACTCCATCGCGGTCGACGACGGCATCGCCATGGGCCACGGCGGGATGCTCTACTCGCTGCCCAGCCGCGAACTCATCGCCGACTCCCTCGAGTACATGGTCAACGCCCACTGCGCCGACGCGCTGGTGTGCGTGTCCAACTGCGACAAGATCACCCCCGGCATGCTGCTGGCCGCGCTGCGGCTGAACATCCCCACGGTGTTCGTCTCCGGCGGCCCCATGGAGGCCGGCAAGGTCACCGTCGTGAACGGGACCGCCACCACCGTGCGCAAGCTCGACCTCATCAACCCCATGATCGCGGCGGCCGACGAGAGCGTCTCCCAGGCCGAGCTCGACGAGATGGAGGAGGCGGCCTGCCCCACCTGCGGCTCGTGCTCGGGCATGTTCACCGCCAACTCGATGAACTGCCTCACCGAGGCCATGGGCCTGGCCCTGCCGGGCAACGGCACCGTGCTGGCCACCCACACCGCCCGCAGGGCGCTGTACGAGGACGCCGGCCGCCGGGTCGTCGAGGCCGCCAAGCGCTACTACGAGGACGACGACCCCTCCGTCCTGCCGCTGTCCATCGCCACCCCGGCCGCCTTCGGCAACGCCATGGCGCTGGACGTGGCCATGGGCGGCTCCACCAACACGATCCTGCACCTGCTGGCCGCGGCCACCGAGGCGGGCGTGGACTTCGGGCTCCCCGAGATCGACGAGGTCTCCCGGCGGGTCCCCTGCCTGTGCAAGGTGGCGCCGAACACGGAGAAGTACCACATCGAGGACGTCCACCGGGCCGGCGGCATCCCCGCCATCCTGGGCGAGCTCGCCCGCGGCGGCCTCCTGGACACCTCGCTGCCCACGGTGCACGGCAAGACCGTCGGCGAGTTCATCGCCGAGTGGGACATCGTCTCCCCCACCGTCCTGCCCGAGGCCGTGGAGCTCTTCCACGCGGCCCCCGGCGGCGTGCGCACGACCAAGGCCTACTCGCAGAGCACCCGCTGGGACACCCTGGACACCGACCGCGACCAGGGCTGCATCCGCTCGGTGCCCAGCGCCTACACCAAGGACGGCGGCCTGGCCGTGCTGTTCGGCAACCTGGCTCCCGACGGCGCGATCGTCAAGACCGCCGGTGTGGAGGAGGAGCTGTGGACCTTCTCCGGGCCGGCCAAGGTGTTCGAATCGCAGGACGACGCGGTCGACGGCATCCTCAACAAGCGGATCGAGCCCGGCGACGTCGTGGTCATCCGCTACGAGGGCCCCAAGGGCGGCCCCGGCATGCAGGAGATGCTGTACCCGACCAGCTTCCTCAAGGGTCGCGGCCTGGGCAAGGCCTGCGCCCTGATCACCGACGGCCGCTTCTCCGGCGGCACGTCCGGGCTCTCCATCGGGCACGCCTCCCCGGAGGCGGCCGCGGGCGGTGACATCGCCCTGGTCGAGGACGGCGACGTGATCAGCATCGACATCCCGAACCGGGGCCTGGTCCTGGAGGTGTCCGAGGACGAGCTGGCGGCGCGCCGGGAGCGCGTGCTCAAGGAGCTGGGCCGGTTCAGGCCGCGTGACCGGCAGCGCCCGGTGACCGCGGCGCTGCGCGCCTACGCCGCGATGGCCACGTCCGCCTCGACCGGCGCGGCCCGCGACGTGTCCCAGATCGAGGGCTAG
- a CDS encoding zinc ribbon domain-containing protein — protein sequence MPRYDFRCRECGDTFELSRPMSESDTPADCPRGHGDTVRLLSTVAVGGRAAAPAPSGGGGCCGGGCCS from the coding sequence ATGCCCAGATACGACTTCCGCTGCCGCGAATGCGGCGACACCTTCGAGCTGTCCCGACCCATGTCCGAGTCCGACACCCCCGCCGACTGCCCGCGGGGCCATGGCGACACCGTCCGGCTGCTGTCCACCGTGGCCGTGGGCGGACGCGCCGCCGCCCCCGCTCCCTCCGGTGGCGGAGGATGCTGCGGGGGCGGCTGCTGCTCCTGA
- a CDS encoding HNH endonuclease, whose translation MLLLNASFEPLTTLPLRRAILLVLREKAEVVHGDDAGTVLHSATRAYDVPSVIRLRRYISVPYSRRVPLTRVALMRRDRHTCGYCGKKAETIDHVVPRSRGGAHMWENVVAACKPCNHRKADKFLDELGWELRITPKVPKGPHWRLINGDLHGDPQWEPYMAHLAA comes from the coding sequence GTGTTGCTGCTCAACGCCAGCTTTGAACCACTGACGACGCTGCCGCTGCGCAGGGCGATCCTCCTCGTCCTGCGGGAGAAGGCGGAGGTCGTACACGGAGACGACGCCGGAACAGTGCTCCACTCGGCGACACGCGCCTACGACGTGCCGTCGGTCATCCGGCTCAGACGTTACATCAGCGTCCCGTACAGCCGCAGGGTGCCGCTCACCCGCGTGGCACTTATGCGTCGGGACCGACACACCTGCGGGTACTGCGGGAAGAAAGCGGAGACGATCGACCACGTCGTGCCCAGGAGCCGTGGTGGCGCGCACATGTGGGAGAACGTGGTGGCGGCGTGCAAGCCGTGCAACCACCGCAAGGCCGACAAGTTCCTGGACGAGCTCGGCTGGGAACTGCGCATCACCCCCAAGGTGCCCAAGGGGCCCCACTGGCGGCTGATCAACGGTGACCTGCACGGCGACCCGCAGTGGGAGCCGTACATGGCCCACCTGGCGGCCTAA
- a CDS encoding prolyl oligopeptidase family protein: MRELRYPPAERLDLVETLHGRAVADPYRWLEDTDSAATKEWAAAQDGLYSDFATRFQSRDWFTEHVRALLGAGTVGSPVWRGERRFHMRRTADQEHAVLYVQDGEGPERVLLDPGALDSTGLTTLDSWRPDRDGRLLAYQLSEGGDEESVLRVMDVDTGETVDGPIDRARYSPIAWFPDGSAFYYVRRLPPEEVPEGEEGYHRQVYLHRVGTPTDEDVLVFGSGRDKTEYFIPAVSRDGRWLLLSAVRGTAPGTDSWIADLSEGDPESPRLVPVQQGMVAALDTYVGRDGRLYLQTDRDAPRGRLCVADPAEPGPERWTTLVAEDPEAVMEDFAILDGPGMERPELLVAWSRHAVDEVTRHDLATGERLGALAMPGLGTIGGLAERPEGGHECWFGYTDSVHPSAVYRYDARTGEVTLWDEAPGQVDVPPVRTEQVTFTSKDGTAVRMLVVSPQEEADGPRPTILYGYGGFRISLSPAYSATTLAWVRAGGVYAVANLRGGLEEGEEWHEAGMLARKQNVFDDCAAAAEHLVATGVTTPERLAVMGGSNGGLLVGAMVTQRPDLFAAAVCSAPLLDMVRYERFGLGQLWNVEYGSADDPEQLGWLLGYSPYHNVREGTRYPATLFTVFDNDTRVDPLHARKLCALLQEATSAPLEEAPVLLRRESEVGHSARSVSRSVALSAEQLAFLAHHLGLALP; encoded by the coding sequence ATGCGTGAACTCCGCTACCCGCCGGCTGAACGGCTGGACCTCGTCGAAACCCTGCACGGCCGAGCCGTCGCCGACCCCTACCGGTGGTTGGAGGACACCGACTCCGCCGCCACGAAGGAATGGGCCGCCGCCCAGGACGGCCTCTACTCGGACTTCGCCACCCGGTTCCAGAGCCGGGACTGGTTCACCGAACACGTCCGCGCCCTGCTCGGCGCCGGAACCGTGGGCTCGCCCGTGTGGCGCGGGGAGCGCCGCTTCCACATGCGGCGCACCGCCGACCAGGAGCACGCCGTGCTCTACGTCCAGGACGGAGAGGGCCCCGAGCGGGTCCTGCTGGACCCCGGGGCACTCGACTCCACCGGCCTGACCACCCTGGACTCCTGGCGGCCCGACCGCGACGGGCGCCTGCTGGCCTACCAGCTCTCCGAGGGCGGGGACGAGGAGTCGGTCCTGCGGGTGATGGACGTCGACACCGGCGAGACCGTCGACGGCCCCATCGACCGGGCCCGCTACTCCCCCATCGCCTGGTTCCCCGACGGCTCTGCCTTCTACTACGTGCGCCGTCTGCCGCCCGAGGAGGTCCCCGAGGGCGAGGAGGGCTATCACCGCCAGGTCTACCTGCACCGGGTGGGCACGCCCACCGACGAGGACGTGCTCGTCTTCGGTTCCGGCCGGGACAAGACCGAGTACTTCATCCCCGCGGTGAGCCGGGACGGTCGGTGGCTGCTGCTGAGCGCGGTGCGGGGCACCGCTCCGGGCACCGACTCCTGGATCGCCGACCTGTCGGAGGGCGACCCGGAGTCGCCGCGACTGGTCCCCGTACAGCAGGGCATGGTGGCGGCCCTGGACACCTACGTGGGACGGGACGGGCGCCTGTACCTGCAGACCGACCGCGACGCGCCCCGCGGGCGCCTGTGCGTGGCCGATCCGGCCGAGCCCGGGCCGGAGCGCTGGACCACCCTGGTCGCGGAGGACCCCGAGGCGGTGATGGAGGACTTCGCGATCCTCGACGGCCCCGGGATGGAGCGGCCGGAGCTGCTGGTCGCCTGGAGCCGCCACGCGGTCGACGAGGTCACCCGGCACGACCTGGCCACGGGCGAACGGCTGGGCGCGCTGGCGATGCCCGGGCTGGGGACGATCGGCGGGCTGGCCGAACGGCCGGAGGGCGGCCACGAGTGCTGGTTCGGCTACACCGACAGCGTGCACCCGTCGGCGGTGTACCGCTACGACGCCCGCACGGGCGAGGTGACCCTCTGGGACGAGGCCCCCGGGCAGGTCGACGTGCCGCCGGTGCGCACCGAGCAGGTCACGTTCACGTCCAAGGACGGCACGGCCGTGCGCATGCTGGTGGTCTCCCCCCAGGAGGAGGCCGACGGCCCGCGGCCGACCATCCTCTACGGCTACGGGGGCTTTCGCATCTCCCTCAGCCCCGCGTACTCCGCGACGACCCTGGCGTGGGTGCGCGCCGGCGGCGTGTACGCCGTCGCCAACCTGCGCGGCGGGCTGGAGGAGGGCGAGGAGTGGCACGAGGCCGGAATGCTCGCCCGCAAGCAGAACGTGTTCGACGACTGCGCGGCCGCGGCGGAGCACCTGGTCGCCACCGGCGTCACGACGCCCGAGCGTCTGGCCGTCATGGGCGGCAGCAACGGCGGCCTGCTCGTGGGCGCCATGGTGACCCAGCGCCCGGACCTGTTCGCGGCGGCCGTGTGCTCGGCCCCGCTGCTGGACATGGTGCGCTACGAGCGGTTCGGCCTGGGCCAGCTGTGGAACGTGGAGTACGGCAGCGCGGACGATCCCGAACAGCTGGGCTGGCTGCTGGGGTACTCGCCGTACCACAACGTGCGGGAGGGGACCCGGTACCCGGCCACGCTGTTCACCGTGTTCGACAACGACACCCGGGTGGACCCGCTGCACGCGCGCAAGCTGTGCGCGCTGCTCCAGGAGGCCACCTCCGCGCCGCTGGAGGAGGCACCGGTCCTGTTGCGCCGCGAGTCGGAGGTCGGGCACAGCGCCCGGTCGGTGAGCCGCAGCGTGGCGCTGAGCGCCGAACAGCTGGCCTTCCTCGCCCACCACCTGGGGCTCGCCCTGCCCTGA
- a CDS encoding thioesterase family protein, protein MTQIEACGPDTGTQPRRHVHLAQVRYADLDPQHHVNNVRMLTYLEDARISFLRYEGVVEEGEEVFGAMVVARQEADYVAPLLPRSTPVRVELWVTEVRNASFTLAYEIRDDTKVFLRASTVLVGFDVDTQRARRLNERERAFLADYT, encoded by the coding sequence GTGACACAGATCGAGGCCTGCGGCCCGGACACCGGGACACAGCCCCGGCGGCATGTGCACCTGGCTCAGGTCCGCTACGCCGACCTTGACCCGCAGCACCACGTCAACAACGTCCGGATGCTCACCTACCTGGAGGACGCCAGGATCTCGTTCCTGCGCTACGAGGGCGTGGTGGAGGAGGGCGAGGAGGTGTTCGGCGCCATGGTCGTGGCCCGCCAGGAGGCGGACTACGTGGCGCCGCTGCTGCCCAGGTCCACGCCCGTGCGCGTCGAGCTGTGGGTGACCGAGGTGCGCAACGCCAGCTTCACCCTGGCCTACGAGATCCGTGACGACACGAAGGTGTTCCTGCGCGCCAGCACGGTGCTGGTGGGGTTCGACGTCGACACGCAGCGCGCCCGCCGCCTCAACGAGCGGGAGCGCGCCTTCCTGGCCGACTACACCTGA
- a CDS encoding globin has product MTSARDDQQSRDEQPVRMTFYEAVGGEETFTRLVRRFYEGVAEDPVLRPMYPEEDLGPAEERLRLFLIQYWGGPRTYNDQRGHPRLRMRHVPFRIGAAERDRWLEHMRAAVDSIALPEALERQLWEYMVMAAHSMVNVAEDAAPPAVADPTSLSVTPGGDDDDGEAVTISLK; this is encoded by the coding sequence ATGACTTCCGCGCGAGATGACCAGCAGAGCAGGGACGAACAGCCGGTGCGAATGACGTTCTACGAGGCCGTGGGCGGAGAGGAGACCTTCACCCGCCTGGTCCGCCGCTTCTACGAGGGTGTGGCCGAGGACCCCGTTCTGCGGCCCATGTATCCGGAGGAGGACCTGGGTCCGGCCGAGGAGCGCCTGCGCCTGTTCCTCATCCAGTACTGGGGAGGCCCGCGCACCTACAACGACCAGCGCGGACACCCCCGCCTGCGGATGCGCCACGTCCCGTTCCGGATCGGTGCGGCCGAGCGCGACCGCTGGCTGGAGCACATGCGCGCGGCCGTGGACTCCATCGCCCTGCCCGAGGCGCTGGAACGCCAGCTGTGGGAGTACATGGTGATGGCCGCGCACAGCATGGTCAACGTCGCCGAGGACGCGGCGCCCCCGGCCGTGGCCGACCCCACCTCCCTGTCGGTGACCCCCGGCGGCGATGACGACGACGGTGAGGCCGTCACGATCTCGCTCAAGTGA
- a CDS encoding arginase family protein: MTMLSVPYHLDEYLPDFRLPWRGHTETVAERLPDADQWTRMAVLHEAVAARVADEVRGPGTPVVLSGDCMAALGTVAGVQRAGVDASVVWFDAHGDVQTMETSASGYAGGIPLRVLAGYRPDPAMDRLGLRQIPEERLLLVDGRDLDPPEAEYLSTSAVRRSTVTDLTDEDLPEGPLLLHVDLDVIDSDEVPGLLFPTPGGPTTSAVVEAVHRVRDTGRVEAVSVGCTWRPDRDEDLPGGVRAKLLAALLRGSA, from the coding sequence ATGACGATGCTGAGCGTGCCCTACCACCTGGACGAGTACCTGCCGGACTTCCGGCTCCCCTGGCGCGGACACACGGAGACGGTGGCGGAACGGCTCCCGGACGCCGACCAGTGGACCCGGATGGCGGTGCTGCACGAGGCGGTGGCCGCACGCGTGGCCGACGAGGTCCGGGGCCCCGGGACCCCCGTGGTCCTGTCCGGCGACTGCATGGCGGCGCTCGGCACGGTCGCCGGCGTCCAGCGGGCGGGTGTGGACGCCTCCGTCGTGTGGTTCGACGCGCACGGCGACGTGCAGACGATGGAGACCAGCGCCTCCGGTTACGCCGGGGGCATCCCTCTGCGGGTGCTGGCCGGCTACCGGCCGGACCCGGCGATGGACCGGCTCGGGCTGCGGCAGATCCCCGAGGAACGGCTGCTGCTCGTGGACGGGCGCGACCTCGACCCGCCCGAAGCCGAGTACCTGAGCACGTCGGCCGTCCGGCGCTCCACCGTCACCGACCTGACGGACGAGGACCTTCCCGAGGGTCCCCTCCTGCTCCACGTGGACCTGGACGTCATCGACTCCGACGAGGTCCCGGGCCTGCTCTTTCCGACGCCCGGCGGCCCCACCACCTCTGCCGTCGTCGAGGCGGTCCACCGCGTCCGGGACACCGGCCGGGTCGAAGCCGTGAGCGTCGGCTGCACCTGGCGGCCGGACCGCGACGAGGACCTGCCCGGCGGCGTCCGGGCGAAGCTGCTCGCCGCGCTGCTGCGGGGGAGTGCCTGA
- the ettA gene encoding energy-dependent translational throttle protein EttA, with protein sequence MPEYIYTMQNVRKAHGDKVVLDNVSGSFLPGAKLGVVGPNGAGKSTLLKILAGIEQPSNGEARLMPGFSVGMLAQEPVLDADKTVLENVEDGVAETKAMMTRFNEIAEQMATDYSDELLEEMGKLQEQLDHRNAWDLDSQLAQAMDALRCPPGDASVTQLSGGEKRRVALCKLLLEQPDLLLLDEPTNHLDAESVNWLEQHLAKYPGTIVAITHDRYFLDHVATWILELDRGQFYPYEGNYSTYLETKQTRLKVEGQKDAKKAKRLKDELEWVRSNAKARQTKSKARLQRYEEMASEADKTRKLDFEEIQIPPGPRLGNTVVEVKNLTKGFDDRVLIEDLSFSLPPNGIVGVIGPNGVGKTTLFKMIVGEETPDQGKINVGETVEISYVDQYRGRIDDTKNVWETISDGESFITVGKVEIPSRAYVAAFGFKGSDQQKSSGVLSGGERNRVNLALTLKQGGNLLLLDEPTNDLDVETLGSLENALLDFPGCAVITSHDRWFLDRVATHILAWEGDANWYWFEGNFESYEKNKIERLGPDAARPHAVTHRKLTRD encoded by the coding sequence ATGCCGGAGTACATCTACACAATGCAGAACGTGCGCAAGGCGCACGGCGACAAGGTCGTCCTTGACAACGTTTCGGGGTCCTTCCTGCCCGGAGCCAAGCTCGGTGTCGTGGGCCCCAACGGTGCGGGTAAGTCGACGCTGCTGAAGATCCTGGCCGGCATCGAGCAGCCGTCCAACGGTGAGGCGCGGCTCATGCCGGGATTCTCCGTGGGGATGCTCGCCCAGGAGCCCGTCCTGGACGCCGACAAGACGGTGCTGGAGAACGTTGAGGACGGAGTCGCCGAGACCAAGGCGATGATGACCCGCTTCAACGAGATCGCCGAGCAGATGGCGACGGACTACTCCGACGAACTGTTGGAGGAGATGGGCAAGCTGCAGGAGCAGCTCGACCACCGCAACGCCTGGGATCTCGACAGCCAGCTGGCACAGGCGATGGACGCCCTGCGCTGCCCGCCCGGCGACGCCTCGGTCACCCAGCTCTCGGGTGGTGAGAAGCGCCGCGTCGCCCTGTGCAAGCTGCTCCTGGAGCAGCCCGACCTTCTCCTTCTCGACGAGCCCACCAACCACCTCGACGCCGAGAGTGTGAACTGGCTGGAGCAGCACCTGGCCAAGTACCCCGGCACCATCGTGGCGATCACACACGACAGGTACTTCCTCGACCACGTCGCCACCTGGATCCTCGAGCTGGACCGCGGCCAGTTCTACCCCTACGAGGGCAACTACAGCACCTACCTCGAGACCAAGCAGACCCGTCTGAAGGTCGAGGGCCAAAAGGACGCCAAGAAGGCCAAGCGCCTCAAGGACGAGCTGGAGTGGGTGCGCTCCAACGCCAAGGCGCGCCAGACCAAGAGCAAGGCCCGTCTGCAGCGGTACGAGGAGATGGCCTCCGAGGCGGACAAGACCCGCAAGCTGGACTTCGAGGAGATCCAGATCCCGCCGGGTCCGCGTCTGGGCAACACCGTGGTGGAGGTCAAGAACCTCACCAAGGGCTTCGACGACCGGGTGCTCATCGAGGACCTGAGCTTCTCCCTGCCGCCGAACGGCATCGTCGGTGTCATCGGCCCCAACGGTGTCGGTAAGACGACGCTGTTCAAGATGATCGTCGGGGAGGAGACTCCCGACCAGGGCAAGATCAACGTCGGCGAGACCGTCGAGATCTCCTACGTCGACCAGTACCGCGGTCGGATCGACGACACCAAGAACGTGTGGGAGACCATCTCCGACGGTGAGAGCTTCATCACGGTCGGCAAGGTCGAGATCCCCAGCCGCGCCTACGTCGCCGCCTTCGGTTTCAAGGGCTCGGACCAGCAGAAGTCCTCGGGTGTGCTCTCCGGCGGTGAGCGCAACCGCGTGAACCTCGCGCTCACGCTCAAGCAGGGCGGCAACCTGCTGCTCCTGGACGAGCCCACCAACGACCTGGACGTCGAGACGCTGGGCTCGCTGGAGAACGCGCTGCTGGACTTCCCCGGCTGCGCCGTGATCACCTCCCACGACCGGTGGTTCCTCGACCGCGTCGCCACGCACATCCTCGCCTGGGAGGGCGACGCCAACTGGTACTGGTTCGAGGGCAACTTCGAGTCATACGAGAAGAACAAGATCGAGCGCCTGGGCCCGGACGCCGCGCGTCCGCACGCGGTCACGCACCGCAAGCTCACCCGCGACTGA
- a CDS encoding DUF4192 domain-containing protein translates to MAVPAPRSPAEAGAPALTLSTPTDVVAALPYLVGEPPDPGIVVVALRGTRARAAFVADLARVPRGQTPLERSRTVVRLAAEEGSTGLVVVGTGPVEVVGPFLDGVVGAARERRLEVHDALRVAGERYWSHLCRTPDCCPPEGRVLDTGRSAVPAQAVLMGIAPAAPAAPVRRPDQGWDRLRALVPAPDDAAAAVMEGVTAAVEQQTRRMAADVGEAELVRRGAGELLAAVRREREGRGVTGEEELARLGLHLTRIGARDQVWARLTREDAVVHQRLWARLTGRVCPRYRPAPASLLAVAAWQLDDEPLARAALEVALAADPGYGMAVLMLRALDLGLPVQRWRAHAPTWLDRPPDPPGPTGPVGSPGPAETFRSSAPVGSTKPTQPAGPSEPSGSADPSDPAGPTEPTEPAGPSGSTEPNQPAGSAEPTGLSGPAGSAEPAAPTEASGSAELAAPTEASGSADPLDPADPDEASGPSGAPGSPDPPQGPP, encoded by the coding sequence ATGGCCGTGCCCGCGCCGCGGTCCCCGGCCGAAGCGGGTGCACCGGCACTGACCCTGAGCACTCCGACCGACGTCGTCGCGGCACTGCCCTACCTGGTCGGAGAGCCCCCGGATCCCGGGATCGTGGTGGTGGCCCTGCGCGGCACCCGTGCCCGGGCCGCCTTCGTCGCCGACCTCGCGCGGGTTCCCCGCGGCCAGACCCCGTTGGAGCGTTCCCGGACCGTCGTCCGGCTGGCCGCCGAGGAGGGGAGCACGGGGCTGGTGGTCGTCGGGACGGGTCCGGTGGAGGTGGTGGGCCCCTTCCTGGACGGGGTGGTCGGCGCCGCCCGCGAACGCCGCCTGGAGGTGCACGACGCCCTGCGGGTGGCGGGGGAGCGCTACTGGTCCCACCTGTGTCGCACACCCGACTGCTGCCCGCCCGAGGGGCGGGTCCTGGACACCGGCCGGTCCGCGGTCCCGGCTCAGGCCGTGCTGATGGGGATCGCGCCCGCCGCGCCCGCCGCGCCCGTCCGGCGCCCGGACCAGGGGTGGGACCGACTGCGCGCTCTGGTCCCGGCGCCGGACGACGCGGCCGCGGCCGTGATGGAGGGCGTGACGGCCGCCGTGGAGCAGCAGACCCGTCGGATGGCCGCGGACGTCGGGGAGGCGGAGCTGGTGCGCCGGGGCGCCGGTGAACTCCTGGCCGCGGTGCGGCGGGAGAGGGAGGGCCGCGGTGTCACCGGAGAGGAGGAGCTGGCCCGGCTCGGCCTCCACCTCACCCGGATCGGTGCGCGGGACCAGGTCTGGGCCCGCCTGACCCGGGAGGACGCCGTCGTCCACCAGCGGCTGTGGGCGAGGCTGACCGGACGCGTGTGCCCCCGGTACCGACCGGCCCCCGCCTCGCTGCTCGCCGTGGCCGCCTGGCAGCTCGACGACGAGCCGCTGGCGCGGGCGGCCCTGGAGGTGGCGCTGGCCGCCGACCCGGGCTACGGAATGGCGGTCCTCATGCTGCGAGCGCTGGACCTGGGGCTGCCGGTCCAGCGGTGGCGGGCGCACGCGCCCACGTGGCTCGACCGTCCTCCCGACCCTCCTGGGCCGACTGGCCCTGTTGGTTCACCTGGGCCCGCCGAGACCTTTCGCTCCTCCGCTCCCGTTGGTTCCACCAAACCCACCCAGCCCGCTGGCCCCTCCGAGCCCTCCGGCTCCGCCGATCCCTCCGACCCCGCTGGCCCCACCGAGCCCACCGAGCCCGCTGGTCCCTCCGGTTCCACCGAACCCAACCAGCCCGCCGGTTCCGCCGAGCCCACTGGCCTCTCCGGGCCCGCCGGTTCCGCCGAGCCCGCTGCGCCCACCGAAGCGTCCGGTTCCGCCGAGCTCGCTGCGCCCACCGAAGCGTCCGGTTCCGCCGATCCCTTGGACCCCGCCGATCCTGACGAAGCGTCCGGGCCCTCGGGTGCTCCCGGGTCTCCGGACCCACCCCAGGGGCCGCCGTGA